TGTGTTCGGCAGCGTCTTCGCCCTCGACCCCGCGCCGGCAGGAGCGTCCAGGGTGCCGGAAAGCCAGCACTGACAGTGAAACAGCACTGCGCCATTTTCGTGATACGAGCCACGCGGAACACATTGCGTCGACGAGCACAAGCCGGTATAGCAACGCAGAGTAAGAAGTTCACGCCATGGTGTCGTCACAACCGGCTGATATACGTACGATAACGAAAGCCCGCCTCGCGGCGATCAACAAGCAGATGTGGGAGCCCCACAGGGGAAACCTGAGTGAAGGGAGCGTGCGTGTCCGACGATCACGGCACTCCCGGCCTTACTTCTCAGGCGCAGGAATGGCGAGCACGCGCACAGCGCAACCGCGAGGAAGCTGAGAGGAAGCGGCGCCGGGCACTCGACACCCAGGGTGGTATCAGCGTCGCCGAGATGCTCGCCAGACACGCCGCCGAACGTGGCACGTCGGAGTCGAACGGACGCACGCGTCCGTCGCGACTGCACCGACGAGCCGCCGAGCAGAACGACACCGTGCTGCCGCGGGGCGCCCGACACGCCGCCGACGAGCCGGACGTCGAGGAAACTCCGAGCGAGCCGCCCACGCGCACCGGCCGCCACCAGCGGCCGAGCGTGCCCGAACCGCCGGTCGTGACCGCGCGGCCGCCGGAGCGGCCGCGGGGCGCGAACCCACCGGCTCCCGCGAGCCTCGAACGCCGGGACTCCGGTCGGCCCCAGCCGGTACGGCCGGAGCCGCCCCTGCGCCGCCCCGCTCCGCTCGACGAGGAGCACGCGGACGTCGACCGTCCGCGTGCTCACGGAACCCAACCACCCCAAAGGCCCGAGCCGACACCGCGCTCCGGGTACTTCCCGATGCCCGAACCCGGCTTCGGCGAGCCGCCGCGGCACATCCCCGTACGCGGTGACACCTCCGTGCGGGACCACCCCGCGGCACAGCGACCCTCCGCCCGGTTCCCGACTCCTCCGCCCCCGACCCGGCCCGGCCCTCCGCCCCCCGGCATCGGGGCCAGGCTCGACGCCCCACCGGAACGCAAGGGCGAGACGCCGCCTCCCCCGTCGCGGGCCCCGGAACCCCCGAACCGCAGGCCGCCCGCGCCCACGAACGGCAATCCGCTGCCTCCGAGGGCTCCGCGCCCCGTACCGGCACCGCCGCCCCCGCCCCCGGCGCCCCTCAAGCCCCCGGTCCCCGCCGAGCCCGACCCCGTCGTCGCGCCCGAGACCCCGCCCGTCGCGGAGGACCCGGCACCGGCGCCGCCCGCACCTCCGAAGCCTCGGCGCCGTCCCGCGCCCGAGGAACCGGAACGGTCACTCGAGGACCGGCTCACCATGACCGACCAGTTGGAGCCGGTCGACGACGCCACCAAGTACCGCCGCAAGATCGACGAGTCGCTGGCGCGTTTCTCGGCCGCGCACGACGAACTCGAGGCGGAGGAGCGCAAGAAACGGCAACGGCGGCAGCGTCTCCTCGAACACACGATGACCGCGTTGCAGCGCGTGGTCCCGGTGGGTTCGAGGTCGCCTCGCCGAGGCAACGCCCGCCGTACCAACACCGACCCCGACGACGACGGTGAACCTGCACCGGCCGAGCCCGCCGAGGAAGCCCCCGAGAAAACCGCCGACCCCGAACCCGAACCGGCGTCCACCCCACGGAGCAAGGCCCGTAAGCGCCGAGTCCTCGCTTCGCGCGCGACCGCCGTCGTGATCGCGACGCTGGTGTTCCTCGGCACCGGCATCGGCTGGGGAGCCAAGACGTGGTTCGAAAGCCAGTTCAACGAGATCGCGGCCCTGGACGAGAACTCCTCGGACATCCGCCAGGCCGCCGAGCAGCTCGGCGACGAGAACTTCCTCATCGTCGGGTCCGACACCAGGGAGGGCGCGAGCGCCGAGGACAACGTCGGAACGGCCGAAACGGTGACCGGCGCACGGTCCGACACCGTGATGCTCGCCCACATCCCCAAGGACCGGAAACGCGCCGTCGTGGTGTCGTTCCCGCGCGACCTGGAGATCACCCGGCCCGAGTGTCAGCGCTGGGACTCGGCCACCGGCGAGTACGGCGAGGTCGTCCCCGCGGCCGAGGAGGTGAAGCTGAACTCGGCGTTCAACGTCGGCGGCCCCCGGTGCGTGACGAAGGCCATCCAGCAGATCTCCGGTATGAAGATCAACCACTTCGTCGGCATCGACTTCCAGGGCTTCAAGGGCATGGTGGACGCCGTCGGCGGGGTGACCATCCACTTCACCGAGCCCATGGAGGACGCCGAACTCGGGCTGATCGTCGCGGAGACCGGGGACGTGGTGCTCAAGGGCGATCAGGCCCTGAGCTACGTACGAGCCCGCAAGGTCTACGGCGACCCGACGTTCTCCGACTACGGCAGGATGCAGCGCCAGCAGCAGTTCCTGTCGTCCCTGCTGCGCAAGGTCATGTCCAGCGACGTGCTGTTCGACATGGGCAAGATGACCAGCTTCGTGCAGGAGTTCGCGCGGTCCACGTTCGGCGAGAACATCGGCGTCGACCAGATGATCACCCTCGCGCAGTCGATGCGGGGCATGGACGCGGGCAAGGTCACCTTCCTCACGGTCCCGACCGTCGGCGAGGCCAACGAACGCGGCAACGAGGTGCTGCTGGAGTCCGCGGCCGAGGAGCTGTTCCAAGCGCTCATCGAGAACACCCCGCTGCCCGGTGAGGAACCGACCCAGCAGCCGAACGACCAACCCCCGGCGGACTCCGACTCCGCCACCACCCAGCAGGCCGCGACCGCATGACGGCCGTACAGCTTCGGTTCATGCAGGGTTCACCGAGCTGTACGGCAGGGGTGCTAACCCGGACGTAGAGTGAGCCTCATGCGCGAGGCTTACCACGTCGAACTGGAGAACCTGGCCACGAAGCTGGCCGACATGTCCGCTCAGGTGGCGGATGCCATGGAGCGGGCCACCAAGGCCATGCTGGAGTCGGACCTCGAACTCGCCGAGCGGGTCATCAGCGACGACGCGCTCGTCGACGACGCCCGTGCCGACTGTGAGGAGCAGGCCTACGCGCTGCTCGCCCTGCAAGCGCCGGTGGCCACCGACCTGCGGATCGTGCTCGCCGCCATCCACGCCGCCGAGAGTCTGGAGCGGATGGGCGACCTCGCCCTGCACGTCGCCAAGGCGACCCGACGCCGCCACCCCGAGCCGGTGCTGCCCGACAACGTGCGCCCGTACTTCGCGGACATGGGCAAGATCGACGTTCGGTTGGCCCGCCGCGTCGAGCGCATCATCAAGACCCGCGACATCGAGGCAGCCCGCAGCCTGGAGGCCGACGACGACCAGGTCGACGACATCCACCGCCACTTGTTCAGCGTCATCATGGACAAGAACTGGGAGCACGGCGTCGCCACGGCCGTGGACGTGACCCTGCTCGGCAGGTTCTACGAGCGGTACGCCGACCACGCCGTGTCGGTGGCTCGCCGG
The window above is part of the Saccharomonospora glauca K62 genome. Proteins encoded here:
- a CDS encoding LCP family protein codes for the protein MTDQLEPVDDATKYRRKIDESLARFSAAHDELEAEERKKRQRRQRLLEHTMTALQRVVPVGSRSPRRGNARRTNTDPDDDGEPAPAEPAEEAPEKTADPEPEPASTPRSKARKRRVLASRATAVVIATLVFLGTGIGWGAKTWFESQFNEIAALDENSSDIRQAAEQLGDENFLIVGSDTREGASAEDNVGTAETVTGARSDTVMLAHIPKDRKRAVVVSFPRDLEITRPECQRWDSATGEYGEVVPAAEEVKLNSAFNVGGPRCVTKAIQQISGMKINHFVGIDFQGFKGMVDAVGGVTIHFTEPMEDAELGLIVAETGDVVLKGDQALSYVRARKVYGDPTFSDYGRMQRQQQFLSSLLRKVMSSDVLFDMGKMTSFVQEFARSTFGENIGVDQMITLAQSMRGMDAGKVTFLTVPTVGEANERGNEVLLESAAEELFQALIENTPLPGEEPTQQPNDQPPADSDSATTQQAATA
- the phoU gene encoding phosphate signaling complex protein PhoU, translated to MREAYHVELENLATKLADMSAQVADAMERATKAMLESDLELAERVISDDALVDDARADCEEQAYALLALQAPVATDLRIVLAAIHAAESLERMGDLALHVAKATRRRHPEPVLPDNVRPYFADMGKIDVRLARRVERIIKTRDIEAARSLEADDDQVDDIHRHLFSVIMDKNWEHGVATAVDVTLLGRFYERYADHAVSVARRMVFVATGRMPGYSIAEP